From the Octadecabacter antarcticus 307 genome, one window contains:
- the nusA gene encoding transcription termination factor NusA, producing MAITSANQLELLQTAEAVAREKQIDPILVVEAMEESLARAAKSRYGSEMDIRVHIDRKTGKATFTRVRTVVAEAELENYQAEFTVEQAREYMEDPEVGQEFIEEVPPVEMGRIAAQSAKQVILQKVREAERDKQYEDFKDRAGTIINAQVKREEYGNVIVDVGTGEAILRRNEKIGRESYRPNDRIRCFIKEVRREQRGPQIFLSRTDPQFMAELFKMEVPEIYEGIIEIKAVARDPGSRAKIAVISYDNSIDPVGACVGMRGSRVQAVVNELQGEKIDIIPWNEDMPTFLVNALQPAEVSKVVFDEDAERIEVVVPEEQLSLAIGRRGQNVRLASQLTGLDIDILTEEEESKRRQAEFELRTGLFIESLDLDEFFAQLLVSEGFTTLEEVAYVDVDELLVIDGVDADTASELQARARDVIEAKNNKAMENARELGVEDSLVEFEGLTPQMIEALANDGVKTLEDFATCADWELAGGWTVTDGERTKDDGSLEPFEVSLEEAQTMIMTARVMLGWVDPDDLVKDAEDDGEISEEQEA from the coding sequence ATGGCGATTACCTCTGCCAACCAGCTGGAACTTTTGCAAACCGCCGAGGCCGTGGCCCGCGAAAAGCAGATTGACCCTATTTTGGTCGTTGAAGCGATGGAAGAATCCCTCGCCCGGGCTGCAAAGTCGCGTTACGGGTCCGAAATGGACATTCGTGTTCACATCGACCGCAAGACCGGCAAGGCAACGTTCACACGGGTTCGCACGGTTGTGGCCGAAGCAGAGCTTGAGAATTATCAGGCTGAATTCACGGTTGAGCAGGCCAGAGAATACATGGAAGACCCCGAGGTCGGCCAAGAGTTTATCGAAGAAGTCCCCCCCGTTGAAATGGGCCGCATTGCGGCGCAATCCGCCAAGCAGGTGATCCTGCAGAAGGTCCGGGAAGCTGAGCGTGACAAGCAATACGAAGATTTCAAAGACCGCGCGGGCACGATCATCAACGCGCAGGTTAAGCGCGAAGAATATGGAAATGTCATCGTCGACGTGGGCACCGGCGAGGCGATTCTGCGCCGCAACGAAAAGATCGGCCGCGAAAGCTATCGCCCGAATGATCGTATCCGTTGTTTCATCAAAGAAGTCCGTCGCGAACAGCGCGGCCCACAGATTTTCCTGAGCCGCACCGATCCGCAGTTCATGGCCGAATTGTTCAAGATGGAAGTGCCAGAAATTTACGAAGGCATCATTGAGATCAAGGCCGTGGCCCGTGATCCGGGTTCGCGCGCCAAGATTGCAGTGATTTCGTATGATAATTCCATTGACCCAGTCGGTGCCTGTGTCGGTATGCGCGGTTCGCGCGTGCAGGCCGTTGTGAACGAATTGCAGGGTGAAAAGATCGACATCATTCCGTGGAACGAAGACATGCCAACGTTCCTTGTGAATGCGTTGCAGCCAGCCGAGGTGTCCAAGGTTGTGTTTGACGAAGACGCTGAGCGTATCGAGGTTGTCGTTCCAGAAGAGCAGCTTTCGTTGGCGATTGGTCGTCGTGGCCAGAACGTACGTCTTGCAAGCCAGTTGACCGGTTTGGACATCGACATCCTCACCGAGGAAGAAGAATCCAAGCGTCGTCAGGCTGAATTCGAACTGCGCACCGGATTGTTCATCGAATCACTGGATCTGGATGAGTTCTTTGCACAGTTGTTGGTCTCAGAGGGTTTCACCACACTGGAAGAAGTCGCCTACGTTGATGTTGATGAGCTGCTCGTCATCGACGGCGTCGATGCGGACACGGCCAGTGAATTGCAGGCCCGTGCGCGTGATGTAATCGAAGCCAAGAACAACAAGGCGATGGAAAATGCCCGTGAATTAGGTGTCGAAGACAGCCTAGTAGAATTTGAAGGCCTGACACCCCAGATGATCGAAGCATTGGCGAATGATGGTGTGAAGACGCTGGAAGATTTCGCAACATGTGCAGACTGGGAATTGGCTGGTGGCTGGACCGTCACGGACGGTGAACGCACCAAAGACGACGGGTCGCTTGAGCCATTTGAGGTGAGCCTTGAGGAAGCACAGACTATGATCATGACAGCGCGCGTGATGCTTGGTTGGGTCGATCCCGATGATCTTGTAAAAGACGCCGAAGACGACGGTGAAATCAGCGAGGAACAGGAGGCCTGA
- the rimP gene encoding ribosome maturation factor RimP, producing MSELIARAAMDRRITEIITPTIEDLGFEVVRVRLMTGKESILQIMAQKPDGTIEVDDCGEISTAVSALLDVEDPIKDVFTLEVSSPGIDRPLTRLKDFVQWDGNEAKIETEELIDGRRRFKGMLRGVEGDEVLIEIEENGEPVTIGLKFEWLTDAKLVLTEDLIRGVLRGRKDAGQIDETQFDEVETVLSGSDEEKN from the coding sequence ATGTCAGAACTGATCGCCCGCGCGGCTATGGATCGCCGCATAACAGAAATCATCACCCCCACCATTGAGGATCTGGGGTTTGAGGTTGTGCGCGTGCGTTTGATGACGGGTAAGGAATCGATCCTGCAAATCATGGCGCAAAAACCTGATGGCACGATTGAGGTCGACGATTGCGGAGAGATCAGCACGGCGGTCTCTGCGCTGCTTGACGTTGAAGACCCGATCAAGGACGTTTTCACCCTCGAAGTATCGTCCCCCGGAATTGATCGCCCGTTGACGCGGCTGAAGGATTTTGTGCAATGGGACGGCAACGAGGCAAAGATCGAAACCGAAGAGCTGATTGACGGGCGCCGTCGTTTCAAAGGGATGTTGCGCGGCGTTGAAGGTGATGAAGTCCTGATCGAGATCGAAGAAAACGGTGAGCCGGTTACAATTGGTCTAAAGTTTGAATGGCTGACGGATGCCAAGCTGGTGCTGACGGAAGATTTGATCCGTGGCGTTCTTAGGGGTCGCAAAGATGCGGGCCAGATCGATGAAACACAATTTGACGAAGTTGAGACCGTGTTGAGCGGCTCTGACGAGGAGAAAAACTAA
- a CDS encoding ABC transporter substrate-binding protein yields the protein MYGISRRGLLQSGVAAGVLAATGLPLRAQTRGGKFTTGLSGANTSDSWDARTHSDLFMIASSQGAVFDSLTEVAADGSLVGELAESWEASSDAKIWTFNLRQGVTFHNGKSFGADDVIESLQMHLGEDSKSAAKPIVENIVEMTKITDHQVQLTLSAGNADLPYLMSDYHILMYPAGQIDEAIAQGIGTGLYQVTSFDPGVRMTASRYADHYKGDSAGFFDEIEYIAINDNTARMNALMTGQVDAINRIDFKTESLLRANPALRIQEVSGNQHYIFPMLTDVAPFNDVNVRRALKYGLDRQEMVDKILQGHGTVGNDSPIGPANQYYHAEMEQLEFDPDKSKFYLREAGLDSLVIDLSASNAAFEGAVDAAQLFQASASQGGININVVQEPADGYWSNVWMKKPFCASYWSGRATEDWMFSTAYEDGVPWNDSQWGSEDSPRFQELLLTARAELDSDKRREQYFEMQQILRDDGGVLLPMFANSVQAVNNRISSPETIGGVWQMDNARMAERWSVA from the coding sequence ATGTATGGAATTAGTAGACGTGGATTACTGCAATCTGGCGTTGCAGCAGGTGTTTTGGCCGCGACGGGTCTGCCCCTTCGGGCGCAAACGCGCGGTGGCAAGTTTACAACGGGGCTGTCCGGCGCGAACACGTCCGACAGCTGGGACGCACGCACGCACTCAGATCTCTTTATGATCGCATCTTCACAAGGTGCCGTATTTGACAGCCTGACAGAAGTTGCCGCCGATGGCAGCCTCGTGGGCGAACTGGCCGAGAGCTGGGAAGCCTCGTCTGATGCCAAAATATGGACATTTAATCTGCGTCAGGGCGTCACCTTCCACAACGGCAAGTCTTTTGGGGCCGATGACGTAATCGAATCCTTGCAGATGCACCTTGGTGAAGATTCCAAATCAGCAGCAAAACCGATTGTCGAAAACATCGTTGAGATGACAAAGATCACCGATCACCAAGTGCAGCTGACCCTGTCTGCGGGTAACGCAGACCTGCCATACCTGATGTCGGATTATCACATTCTGATGTATCCTGCGGGCCAGATCGACGAAGCGATTGCGCAGGGTATCGGCACCGGACTGTATCAAGTCACATCGTTTGACCCTGGTGTACGTATGACAGCGAGCCGTTATGCAGATCACTACAAAGGCGACAGCGCGGGCTTCTTTGATGAGATCGAATACATCGCCATCAACGACAATACCGCACGGATGAATGCCCTGATGACGGGTCAGGTCGACGCGATCAACCGGATTGACTTCAAGACCGAAAGCTTGCTGCGCGCAAACCCTGCGTTGCGTATTCAAGAAGTATCAGGCAACCAGCACTACATCTTTCCGATGCTGACGGATGTTGCGCCGTTTAATGATGTAAATGTGCGCCGCGCGCTAAAGTACGGTCTCGACCGCCAAGAGATGGTGGACAAGATTCTTCAAGGTCACGGCACTGTCGGAAACGATTCGCCGATTGGCCCAGCAAACCAGTACTACCATGCCGAAATGGAGCAGTTGGAATTTGATCCAGACAAGTCGAAGTTCTACCTGCGCGAAGCTGGCCTCGATAGCCTCGTCATCGATCTATCGGCGTCCAATGCGGCATTTGAAGGCGCTGTAGATGCAGCACAGCTGTTCCAAGCGTCTGCGTCACAAGGCGGAATTAACATCAACGTGGTGCAGGAACCGGCTGATGGTTACTGGTCTAACGTCTGGATGAAAAAGCCGTTTTGCGCGTCTTACTGGTCTGGTCGGGCTACGGAAGACTGGATGTTCTCAACGGCTTATGAGGACGGTGTGCCTTGGAATGACAGCCAATGGGGCAGCGAAGATTCGCCACGTTTCCAAGAGCTATTGCTGACAGCGCGTGCTGAACTTGATAGCGACAAACGCCGCGAGCAGTATTTTGAAATGCAGCAGATTCTGCGTGACGATGGCGGCGTATTGCTGCCGATGTTTGCGAACTCGGTGCAAGCTGTAAACAACCGCATCTCATCGCCAGAAACCATCGGTGGAGTTTGGCAGATGGACAACGCACGTATGGCCGAACGCTGGTCAGTCGCATAA
- a CDS encoding ABC transporter ATP-binding protein yields MTDLLTVKDLWIEGRSDETWNPIINGCSLTLKKGEVLGMIGESGAGKSTIGLACMGYTRDGVRISKGSVVFDGIDLVTASARVKRDLLGKRIAYVAQSAAASFNPAHKIIDQHTEAPVQHGISGRSESVEDGIELYRKLRLPNPEEIGFRFPHQVSGGQLQRAMTAMAMSCRPDLIIFDEPTTALDVTTQIEVLASIRQIVEEYDTAAIYITHDLAVVAQMADRIKVLLKGDEVEEAETRSMLSDPQEEYTKSLWAVRAFQRPVKSPVPEGSVPVVSVRNITAAYGTTDVLHDVSFDIHAGRTVAVVGESGSGKSTAARCITGLLPPRMGEIAFDGEVLPANYKKRTKAQLRQAQMIYQMADTALNPRKTIGQIIGRPVQFYIGLTGAKKRERVNELLDQIELEPSQYFNRLPSELSGGQKQRIGIARALAAEPKFIICDEVTSALDQLVAEGILRLLANLQDTLGLSYMFITHDLATVKSIADEVVVMKDGNVVEQGPKTSMFTPPHHAYTDLLLSSVPEMDPDWLTDLLQERGVDNVGDAAVGKM; encoded by the coding sequence ATGACTGACCTTCTCACCGTCAAGGATCTTTGGATCGAAGGCCGTTCTGATGAGACATGGAACCCGATTATCAACGGCTGTAGCCTGACCCTGAAAAAGGGTGAAGTGTTGGGAATGATCGGCGAATCCGGCGCGGGCAAGTCGACCATTGGTCTGGCGTGTATGGGCTACACCCGTGACGGCGTTCGGATTTCCAAAGGGTCGGTCGTCTTTGATGGCATTGATCTGGTCACGGCCTCTGCGCGGGTAAAACGTGATTTGTTGGGCAAACGAATTGCCTATGTCGCGCAATCTGCCGCAGCGTCGTTCAATCCTGCACACAAGATTATTGACCAGCATACCGAAGCACCCGTGCAGCATGGCATCAGTGGGCGTAGTGAAAGCGTCGAAGATGGGATTGAGCTGTACCGAAAACTGCGACTCCCGAACCCCGAAGAAATCGGGTTTCGCTTTCCTCACCAAGTATCCGGCGGTCAGTTGCAGCGTGCGATGACGGCAATGGCAATGTCGTGCCGACCTGATCTGATTATCTTTGACGAACCGACAACGGCACTTGATGTGACGACGCAGATCGAGGTCCTCGCGTCTATTCGCCAGATCGTGGAAGAATATGACACGGCCGCGATCTATATCACCCACGACCTTGCGGTTGTGGCGCAAATGGCTGATCGGATAAAAGTGTTGCTGAAGGGTGATGAGGTTGAAGAAGCCGAAACCCGCAGCATGCTGTCCGACCCGCAGGAAGAATACACCAAATCGCTGTGGGCTGTGCGTGCATTTCAGCGGCCAGTCAAATCACCGGTACCTGAGGGTTCGGTGCCTGTCGTGTCTGTCCGCAATATCACAGCCGCCTATGGTACGACCGACGTGCTACATGATGTGAGTTTTGATATTCACGCGGGTCGCACCGTCGCTGTTGTTGGCGAATCAGGATCTGGTAAATCGACCGCCGCGCGTTGCATTACAGGGCTACTGCCCCCACGCATGGGTGAGATCGCGTTTGATGGTGAAGTTCTACCAGCGAACTATAAAAAACGGACCAAAGCACAGCTGCGTCAGGCACAGATGATTTATCAGATGGCCGACACTGCGCTGAACCCGCGTAAAACAATTGGCCAGATTATCGGCCGTCCCGTGCAGTTCTATATCGGTCTAACGGGTGCGAAAAAGCGCGAGCGGGTGAACGAGCTCCTCGATCAGATTGAGCTTGAGCCGTCACAGTATTTCAACCGTCTCCCGTCTGAGCTTTCGGGTGGTCAAAAGCAGCGCATTGGCATTGCGCGCGCGCTGGCCGCCGAGCCGAAGTTCATCATTTGCGACGAAGTGACGTCAGCGCTGGATCAATTAGTTGCAGAGGGTATTTTGCGCCTATTGGCCAATCTACAAGACACGCTGGGACTGTCCTATATGTTCATCACGCACGATCTCGCGACTGTGAAATCAATCGCTGACGAAGTTGTGGTAATGAAAGATGGTAATGTGGTGGAACAGGGGCCAAAAACGTCAATGTTCACGCCTCCACATCATGCTTACACAGATTTGCTGCTGAGTTCGGTCCCCGAAATGGACCCAGATTGGTTGACGGATCTGCTGCAAGAACGGGGCGTTGATAACGTTGGCGATGCTGCTGTTGGAAAAATGTGA
- a CDS encoding ABC transporter permease, translating to MSGFVWFAIIIVGLLVSAYVFRLAGQAITSNAPKFRDMTFGVAFGYVVGAALFIWAVYYYFQSKVTDAGTPNAGVIFFRWAVQGFIIASIAAFLFRLLGRAVGTEGSKKQFRTMPLTASFGILVIILYAFTAIFAGTIAPYGESEIFGAANVLAGGDITAGGDPAYPLGTDQIGRDILSRLIYGARNTVGIAFITTCLAFFIGGSLGFLAATLQGWIDQLLSRSVDVLMAIPSLIFALLLMTIASVWAVKLGIPLTIFMVLIIALIDSTRVFRLARAVGLNIVVMDYIEAAKLRGEGLGYLMFKEILPNAMAPLLAEFGLRFCFVFLTIAALSFLGVGIQPPLADWGTMVRDLAPFINFAAFIPTAAVTPLLAAGAIALLTVAVNFVVDWMLHKTSGLKE from the coding sequence ATGAGCGGCTTTGTTTGGTTTGCAATTATCATCGTGGGGCTGCTCGTGTCAGCATATGTGTTCCGTCTTGCGGGGCAAGCGATCACCAGCAATGCCCCCAAGTTTCGCGATATGACCTTTGGCGTCGCGTTCGGGTATGTCGTCGGTGCAGCATTGTTTATCTGGGCGGTCTATTACTATTTCCAATCCAAAGTGACCGATGCCGGAACGCCGAACGCCGGTGTCATTTTCTTCCGCTGGGCGGTGCAAGGCTTTATCATCGCAAGCATCGCAGCGTTTTTATTCCGTTTGTTGGGTCGTGCTGTCGGTACTGAGGGAAGCAAAAAGCAGTTTCGCACAATGCCGCTGACCGCCTCGTTTGGCATTCTCGTGATCATTCTTTATGCATTCACCGCGATTTTTGCGGGCACCATTGCGCCCTACGGCGAATCTGAAATCTTTGGTGCAGCCAACGTCTTGGCCGGTGGCGACATTACGGCGGGCGGTGATCCGGCCTACCCGCTTGGCACCGACCAAATCGGCCGTGATATTCTAAGCCGTTTGATCTATGGAGCGCGCAACACAGTTGGCATTGCATTTATCACGACGTGTTTGGCGTTCTTCATTGGCGGCAGCTTGGGCTTTCTGGCGGCGACGTTACAGGGCTGGATTGACCAACTTCTGTCGCGGTCTGTCGATGTATTGATGGCAATTCCATCGCTGATTTTCGCACTGCTTCTGATGACAATCGCCAGCGTTTGGGCGGTTAAACTTGGTATCCCGCTGACGATATTTATGGTGCTGATCATCGCCTTGATTGACAGCACACGCGTGTTTCGTTTGGCCCGCGCTGTGGGTCTGAACATTGTGGTGATGGACTATATCGAGGCTGCAAAGCTGCGCGGTGAGGGTCTTGGATATCTTATGTTCAAGGAAATCCTGCCGAACGCGATGGCACCGCTGCTGGCTGAATTCGGTCTGCGGTTCTGTTTTGTGTTCCTGACGATTGCGGCGCTGTCTTTCCTTGGTGTGGGCATCCAGCCACCGCTGGCGGATTGGGGCACAATGGTGCGTGACCTGGCCCCGTTCATCAACTTCGCGGCGTTCATTCCGACGGCAGCTGTCACACCTTTGTTGGCGGCTGGCGCGATTGCGTTGCTGACCGTCGCGGTAAACTTCGTTGTTGACTGGATGCTGCATAAGACGTCGGGGTTAAAAGAATGA
- a CDS encoding ABC transporter permease — protein sequence MLSIFKIVLQRLGLGLVTLFVVSIVIFVAVNSLPGDFAEAILGQGATPESVASIRRDLGLDQPLVMRYFTWLRGMLTLDLGTSFAQLNFANFGGAGTTTVAEQIAPRLANTMFLATVTACIAVPLAVTLGILAALYRNTAFDKAANMFTLSSISSPEFFMAYVLILFLAVLNPIFPSLSNIYDGMPFSERLEKSMLPALTLTLVVTAHMMRMTRAAIISLLASPYIEMARLKGMSPMRVIVIHALPNALAPIINVIALNLAYLITGVVVVEVVFVYPGIGQLFVDSVKIRDIPVVQACCLIFAAAYILLNLTADILSIISNPRLRHPK from the coding sequence TTGCTATCAATCTTTAAGATTGTTCTTCAACGTTTAGGTCTGGGGCTCGTAACCTTATTTGTCGTCTCGATTGTGATATTTGTCGCGGTTAATTCGCTGCCAGGTGACTTTGCGGAGGCCATTCTGGGGCAAGGCGCGACACCTGAATCTGTTGCTTCCATTCGACGTGACCTTGGTCTCGATCAACCGCTCGTCATGCGGTATTTTACCTGGCTGAGAGGAATGTTGACCCTCGATCTTGGCACCAGTTTCGCGCAGCTAAACTTTGCGAACTTTGGCGGTGCGGGTACCACGACCGTCGCCGAACAGATCGCACCGCGCCTTGCCAACACAATGTTTCTGGCCACTGTGACGGCCTGTATAGCGGTGCCGCTGGCTGTGACGTTGGGCATCTTGGCAGCACTTTATCGCAATACAGCGTTCGACAAAGCGGCAAACATGTTCACGCTCAGCTCAATCTCAAGCCCAGAGTTTTTCATGGCGTATGTCTTGATCCTGTTCCTTGCGGTGTTGAACCCGATCTTCCCCAGCCTTTCTAATATTTATGACGGGATGCCGTTTTCGGAACGGCTTGAGAAATCGATGTTGCCTGCTTTGACCCTGACGCTTGTGGTAACTGCACACATGATGCGTATGACGCGGGCGGCGATTATCAGCTTGCTCGCCTCGCCCTATATCGAAATGGCGCGGCTTAAGGGCATGTCGCCAATGCGGGTGATCGTTATCCATGCGCTGCCGAATGCGCTGGCCCCGATCATTAACGTCATTGCGCTGAACCTTGCGTATTTAATCACTGGCGTTGTCGTGGTCGAGGTGGTGTTCGTCTACCCTGGTATCGGTCAGCTGTTTGTGGACAGCGTAAAAATCCGTGACATCCCAGTCGTGCAGGCCTGCTGCCTAATCTTTGCGGCGGCGTATATTTTATTGAACCTGACGGCGGATATCCTGTCCATCATTTCCAACCCACGTTTGAGGCATCCAAAATGA
- the pip gene encoding prolyl aminopeptidase, with amino-acid sequence MDKASGQKRAVSHLYAPIDPFDQQMLDMGDGHRIYVEQCGNPDGVPVVVFHGGPGGGCSPMMRRYFDPTVYRIILFDQRGCGRSRPHASVENNTTWHLVADIELIRTTMGIANWVVFGGSWGATLALIYAQAHPERVMHLVLRGVFLCTQRELDWFYGGGAGAFWPDVWQNFESLIPKSERGDMIGAYHRRLFSGDAVLETRYARAWAGWENALASIDSTGAGGSGPAEYARAFARLENHYFSHGCFLTAEQQILNNMDKIADIPGIIVQGRFDMICPPVSAHRLAEKWPASRLIIVAKAGHALSEPGISAELVQAMQDIAHTKLSKN; translated from the coding sequence ATGGACAAAGCCTCAGGACAAAAACGCGCGGTGTCGCATCTATATGCGCCAATCGACCCGTTCGATCAGCAAATGCTGGACATGGGCGATGGGCATCGCATCTATGTTGAACAATGCGGCAACCCTGACGGGGTGCCCGTTGTTGTCTTTCATGGTGGGCCCGGTGGTGGGTGCAGCCCGATGATGCGGCGGTATTTTGACCCAACGGTGTACCGTATCATCCTGTTTGATCAGCGTGGCTGCGGGCGATCCAGACCCCATGCCAGTGTTGAAAACAACACGACGTGGCATCTGGTTGCTGACATCGAACTTATTCGCACCACGATGGGAATCGCGAATTGGGTCGTATTTGGTGGTAGCTGGGGTGCGACGCTAGCGTTGATCTACGCGCAGGCGCATCCAGAACGCGTTATGCATTTGGTCCTGCGGGGCGTGTTCCTTTGCACGCAACGAGAACTAGATTGGTTTTATGGCGGCGGCGCGGGCGCGTTTTGGCCTGATGTCTGGCAGAATTTCGAAAGCCTGATCCCCAAAAGTGAGAGGGGCGACATGATCGGCGCCTATCACCGCCGGCTGTTTTCTGGAGATGCAGTGTTGGAAACCCGCTACGCCCGTGCTTGGGCTGGATGGGAAAACGCACTGGCGTCAATTGATAGCACGGGTGCGGGTGGATCAGGCCCAGCAGAATATGCGCGTGCGTTTGCGCGACTTGAAAATCACTATTTCAGCCATGGGTGTTTTCTGACTGCAGAACAACAAATCCTAAATAATATGGACAAAATTGCCGATATTCCTGGTATCATCGTGCAAGGTCGGTTCGATATGATATGCCCACCCGTTTCGGCCCATAGACTTGCTGAGAAGTGGCCTGCAAGCCGTTTGATTATTGTTGCGAAAGCTGGTCACGCCCTGTCCGAACCGGGCATCTCAGCCGAACTTGTGCAAGCAATGCAGGACATCGCACACACAAAATTAAGCAAAAACTGA
- the ubiG gene encoding bifunctional 2-polyprenyl-6-hydroxyphenol methylase/3-demethylubiquinol 3-O-methyltransferase UbiG, translating into MQTTQTTVDPAEIAKFEAMAAEWWDLEGKFKPLHMLNPTRLDYITRQIAAEFDRNLMADKPFDGLRILDIGCGGGLLCEPMARLGAVIVGADAAERNIPVAQVHAEQSGLDIDYRFTTAEDMAADGELFDIVLNMEVVEHVANPLSYLTACQQLLKPEGLHICSTINRNPKSFAMAIFGAEYVMRWLPKGTHVFNKFITPDELFALLEQAGLNPVDRKGFKFDFLGWSWSISDSDLSVNYVTSALKPA; encoded by the coding sequence ATGCAAACCACACAAACAACAGTCGATCCCGCAGAAATTGCCAAGTTCGAGGCCATGGCCGCTGAATGGTGGGACCTTGAGGGGAAGTTCAAGCCGCTTCATATGCTAAACCCGACGCGACTGGACTATATCACGCGCCAGATCGCAGCTGAATTTGATCGCAATTTGATGGCGGACAAACCATTCGACGGGTTGCGGATTCTGGATATCGGCTGCGGTGGTGGATTACTGTGCGAACCTATGGCGCGGCTTGGTGCAGTTATTGTCGGGGCTGATGCAGCTGAACGCAATATTCCGGTCGCCCAGGTCCACGCCGAACAATCAGGCCTCGACATAGATTACCGGTTTACGACCGCAGAAGACATGGCCGCAGACGGTGAACTGTTCGACATCGTGTTGAACATGGAAGTTGTTGAACATGTGGCGAACCCTTTGTCCTATCTGACGGCCTGCCAGCAGTTGCTGAAACCCGAAGGATTGCACATCTGTTCGACCATCAACCGCAACCCAAAAAGCTTTGCGATGGCAATTTTTGGCGCGGAATACGTGATGCGCTGGTTGCCCAAAGGCACGCACGTATTCAATAAATTCATCACGCCGGACGAATTGTTTGCGCTGCTGGAACAGGCGGGTCTTAATCCAGTGGATCGCAAAGGGTTCAAGTTCGACTTTTTGGGCTGGAGCTGGTCAATATCAGACAGCGACCTATCGGTAAATTACGTCACCTCAGCGCTGAAGCCTGCTTAA
- a CDS encoding MarR family winged helix-turn-helix transcriptional regulator, producing the protein MNQQTDSLAVALFSEILTVDQLARNTVTKALPKGMELSHFSVLNHLARAQTEKTPAQLARTFHLTRGAMTNTLRKLENSGYVHIRPDWEDARRKLVTISPAGLSARDAAMAAIAPIIARAVDKVGYEAVRPILPVMRELRIRLSDEE; encoded by the coding sequence ATGAACCAGCAAACCGACAGCCTTGCCGTTGCCTTATTTAGTGAAATCCTCACTGTGGATCAGCTTGCACGTAATACTGTCACCAAGGCGCTGCCTAAGGGCATGGAGCTATCGCATTTTTCGGTGCTCAATCATCTGGCCCGTGCGCAGACGGAAAAAACACCTGCACAATTGGCGCGGACGTTTCATCTGACCCGCGGGGCCATGACAAACACCCTGCGCAAACTTGAAAACTCTGGCTACGTTCACATTCGCCCCGATTGGGAAGACGCACGGCGCAAGTTGGTAACGATCAGTCCGGCGGGCCTTAGCGCACGGGATGCCGCAATGGCTGCCATCGCACCAATCATTGCGCGGGCGGTGGACAAGGTTGGATATGAAGCTGTCCGTCCGATCCTGCCGGTGATGCGTGAGTTGCGAATTAGGCTGAGCGACGAGGAATGA
- a CDS encoding carbon-nitrogen hydrolase family protein: MKAALLQLTSSDDPTKNVMVVQGMIADAAGLGATFICTPEVTNCVSMDRAHQAKVLCHQGDDPTLIALQIVAKDHGIWLSIGSLALKGGADGRFVNRSFLINPNGQIVATYDKIHMFDVQVSETETYNESSGYARGDRAVLADAGFAKVGLSICYDLRFPHLHRMLAKAGADILLVPSAFSPVTGAAHWETLLRARAIETGCFVLAAAQTGTHNAQAGRARTTYGHSLAVSPWGTVLADAGTACGVTLVDFDVDDVSKARKRIPALTHDRPIGNP, from the coding sequence GTGAAGGCGGCCCTGCTTCAGCTCACATCGTCAGATGATCCGACAAAGAACGTAATGGTTGTTCAAGGGATGATCGCGGATGCGGCTGGGTTGGGGGCAACGTTTATCTGTACGCCGGAAGTAACTAATTGCGTCAGTATGGACCGCGCACATCAAGCCAAAGTTCTGTGTCATCAAGGCGATGATCCCACACTTATTGCGCTGCAAATTGTGGCGAAGGACCACGGTATCTGGCTGTCGATCGGATCTCTCGCGCTTAAAGGTGGGGCCGACGGGCGTTTTGTGAACAGGTCCTTCCTGATCAATCCGAACGGTCAGATCGTGGCGACTTACGACAAAATCCATATGTTTGATGTGCAGGTTAGTGAGACCGAAACCTACAACGAATCGTCAGGCTACGCCCGGGGTGATCGCGCAGTACTGGCCGACGCGGGTTTCGCCAAAGTCGGCCTGAGCATTTGTTATGATCTGCGGTTCCCCCATTTGCACCGGATGCTGGCCAAAGCAGGGGCAGATATTCTGTTGGTGCCGTCGGCGTTTTCGCCCGTCACTGGTGCTGCGCACTGGGAGACCCTGCTGCGGGCACGCGCGATCGAAACGGGGTGTTTTGTGCTGGCGGCCGCCCAAACTGGCACCCACAACGCCCAAGCTGGCAGAGCGCGAACAACCTACGGTCACTCGCTCGCGGTGTCGCCATGGGGCACGGTTCTGGCTGATGCGGGGACCGCGTGCGGTGTCACGCTCGTTGATTTTGACGTTGATGATGTATCTAAAGCGCGCAAGCGTATTCCTGCGCTGACCCATGACAGACCGATTGGTAACCCCTAA